Part of the bacterium genome is shown below.
AATAACGTCGAGCTGCACGGCCTCGCCGAAGACGGTGACGGCGGAATCATTGCTGTTGGCACCACAAATTTCACGGCCCAACCAAGCGATTTCGTATTGGTGAAGTTCGATTGCGACGGCGCAATCATGTGGGAGCAAATCTACGGCGGTGCCAACAGCGAGACGTTCTGGGATGTTGCCGTGACCAATGACGATGGCTACCTTGCCGCCGGATCGCGCTTCTTCCCGTCGGGGCCGGGACTCGGCGATGACCGAGGCACGGCAGTGAAGTACGGCAGCGAGACATTCTATGTTCCGCCCGCATGCGTCGCGGCGGATAGTCTCGTGATTCTCCACAACGCAGGTGCGAACTCCAACACGTTGACCTGGGTCGGCCCGGATAACGGCGCATTCTTCATCTACAGCACGACCGATCCGCTGGCCGTTTACCCAGCGGGCACATGGTCGCTAATCGGCTGCACTGAACCCGGCCCGCCGCCAGCCGCATCCGTCATGAGTTGGACCGACTTCGATCTGTCCCCCGCACAAAAATTCTACGTCGTCGTCCACGCCTGCAACCAATCCTGCGGCGGCGGCAGCAGCTTGGGCCAGTAAACATGGCGTATCATGGTGGAGAGCCCCCGCCTTGACTTTCCCCCCCAAATTCGCTATATTCCGCGTTCAACTTCGAGGATTTTGTATATGAAGCCTGACATCCATCCCGCTTATCACCTTGTTACCATTGAATGTGCGTGCGGAAACTCGTTCCAGACACGTGCGTCCCGTAACGAAAACCCCTGGAAGGTCGAAATCTGCAACGCCTGCCACCCCTTCTTTACGGGTCAGCAGAAATTGCTGGATACGGCCGGCCGTGTTGATAAGTTTCGCAAGAAATATCAGAAGTTTGCGACTAAGTAGTCCGCAGCTAAGTCTTTCCAGTAGGCGGTGTCTCGTGCGAGGCATCGCCTTTTCTGCATTCTGGGGGGTAAAGGAATCCCGTCAATGACCAATAATCCCACAGATTCGTCCGTCAACCGCCAGCACATGTCCACCGAACTGGCCATGGGCGGTCAGGCCCTGATCGAGGGCGTCATGATGCGCAGCCCGCACCGCGTCGCCATGGCCGCCCGCACGCCGGACGGCGGCATCGCCCTCCGGGCCTACCCCTATCGGCCCATCACCCGGCGCAATAAGTTCCTCGGCCTGCCCATCCTCAGAGGGGCTATCGGCATGGTCGAGGCCATGAAAGTCGGGGTGGACGCCCTGAACTGGTCGGCCGACAAATCCACACCCGCCGATGAAAATGCCAAGCCCGCCTCGTTCAAGGACAAGCTGCTCGGCGCGCTTTCTACGGTGCTCGCGATCAGCCTGGGCGTCGGTATCTTTCTATACCTGCCGTACGTCCTGGCTCGCGTGGTCGTAGGCGGGGAAGAGAACCAGATTCCCTTCCACCTGATCGCCGGCGGCGGACGGGTGATTGCCCTGATCGGCTATATGTGGATTATCTCGAAGTTCAAAGACATCTTTCGCGTCTTCCAGTATCACGGTTCCGAACACAAGACGATCTTCGCCTACGAACAGGGCCAGAAGCTCGAACCGGCCCAAGTCTTGAAGCAGACGCGCTTCCACCCGCGCTGTGGGACGAGTTTCCTGCTGATCGTGGCCATTCTCGCGATTATCTTCTTCGTGGTCGTAGACTCGATTGTAGTGGCACTGTGGGGACCCTACCGCAACGCCGCCACGCGCTTGTTGGCCCATCTGCCGCTGATTCCGCTGGTGGCCGGGGTGTCCTTCGAATTCCTGAAGTTTTCGGCCAAGCACGTCCGCAACCCGTTCATCAACGCCCTGATCCAGCCCGGCCTGTGGCTGCAGCGGATCACGACCAAGGAGCCCGAGGCTCCGATGTGCGAGGTGGCCATTTGTGCCCTGGAAGAGGCTCTGCGCGACCCGCAGGACAATGTTGAGGTCGAGACCGTCTTTCCGCCCGGCACGCGCCCCCATTCGCGGGCTGCGGCTCCTCTGGCCGCGATGTTCTAAACAGTGGCGCGGGAATTGCGCCGTTCCGTGTGACCAACATCCCTGTCTGTGACGCTCCGCGCTCCAGCGACAACGGGTCCGGTGTCCACGCCGGGGGGGCTTGACAAAGTGTGAAGAGAGTTGTATCTTCAAAAGTTAGACAATCCATCTGAACTGCCGCAGGCAGGCAAGACCATGAAATATCTGCTGATTTTGATGTTGGGGCTGGGCCTTTTGGGACCGGCGGCGTTGGCGGGGGACTCGTGCTGCAAGTCCAGCAGCAAGTGTTGCCCGGAAGATCCGTATGCCAATCCGGACTGGGGCTACAGCTACCGCAACGCGCATTATCTGCCGGACAATCCGCCGGCCGAACTGGAAGCCTTCTGGCACAAGCTGATTCCGATGCTGGAAGCCCGGCACACGGCCGAGTCGGCCTATCTGCGCGAGTATTCCAAGGAATTGCTCACCTATGCCCGTGATGTTAAGGGTTCGCTGGACGAGGGCACGCGCTATCAGAAGCATTTCTACAACGAAGCCGCCGCCGATCTCGTGCGCGCCTGCAAGGAATTGCATGTGCTGAGCTACGGTGCGCCGTCGCCGTCGTTGTATGCCGAGATGCACAAAGTCGAAGAAGCCTACGTGCGCCTGGCCAACCTGTGTGAATAAGAAAGTCCTTTCGATAATTTCGCAAACTTAGGTCGGGCCTCCGGCCCGACAAGGTCAAGCGAGACTGGGAAGATCAGCCCGCCCTTTTGGGCGGGCTGATTTGCTAAGCCTGGAGGCCACGAAAATGTCAACGCGAATTCTATCTGCATTCAATCTTTTGAAGCGGGTGGGGTTCGCGGTTTTGTTGTATGCGCGTTGCGCCTTTGCGCAGCCCTACGAGCCGACTTATTTGTTGGATGTTACGGGAGGGTACTTGGATTCAATTTGCAATCCATGGGATCAAGACGGAGATGGCTTTGAGGATTTTTTCGTCTATGCAGCTTCCGAAGAAGTGCAGGTCGGGATTATTGGCAAGGCTCACGAGGAGTTAAGGACTTTTGAGTTTGGAAGATTTGACTCGCTGTCGGGTTTGGCTGGTTTGATGCGGCCTTTGATGCGGGATTTACAGTTCCGGCAGGAGATGTCAATGGAGATGGGCATGCCGACATCATGCGCACGTTGTGCGTTTGGTACGATGGACTGTGACCTCTATCCCTATTGGGCGGTCCGGGCGTTTCGACACCATACCGGACTGGAATGGACCTGTCACAAGTCTGGATCACCAACGTAGGCGACTACAACGGTGATGGCCGTGATGATTATACGAGTCGTCCGTTGAGTGCGCAGTATTTCGGGTTGTATTTTGGGCAGGAACCGCCGCTGTCGCAGGAGTATGAGTGGGAGCACACTCCCAACCGGAATCACATGGGGTTTGGCGACGTGAACGGCGACGGGTTCTGGATTTTGGAATGAGCTACTTCATTCACGACTCGCGGATAGAGATGTTCTTGGGCTCGGCGGATGCGACTCCATGCCTTTGGTTTCTACCAATATGGACCAGACGATCCAGGCCTAATAGAGGCCGGATTGTGGGTGACATTAATGGTGATGGATACGACGACATTGTCGCATACTTTGCCATTTGAAATGGCGCGCAAGCATGTCTATTACGGACAGCCGAGCTTGATTTTTACTGGGGAAACGGGAATGAAATCGCCGGTTATGTCACACCGCTGGCGCGCGGACGGATTTGATGACTATGCACTATGACGCCCGAGGTTGGCTGCGGGACCCTCTGAACTCCGGCGTGGATCTGAGTCCACCGAGGCGACCGCCGGTGAAGGGCGTGGGTGGCTCGGCGCGTGGCGCGCCGGAGCGCACGCGTTGCGGCGGAGGCTCCGGCGGAAATCCCAGCAGCTCGCCTCCGTCCTGGAGATTCCGCTGGAAGTAACGGGAACGGGAACGCACACGTCACGCTGACCATGC
Proteins encoded:
- the rpmE gene encoding 50S ribosomal protein L31, which codes for MKPDIHPAYHLVTIECACGNSFQTRASRNENPWKVEICNACHPFFTGQQKLLDTAGRVDKFRKKYQKFATK
- a CDS encoding DUF1385 domain-containing protein: MTNNPTDSSVNRQHMSTELAMGGQALIEGVMMRSPHRVAMAARTPDGGIALRAYPYRPITRRNKFLGLPILRGAIGMVEAMKVGVDALNWSADKSTPADENAKPASFKDKLLGALSTVLAISLGVGIFLYLPYVLARVVVGGEENQIPFHLIAGGGRVIALIGYMWIISKFKDIFRVFQYHGSEHKTIFAYEQGQKLEPAQVLKQTRFHPRCGTSFLLIVAILAIIFFVVVDSIVVALWGPYRNAATRLLAHLPLIPLVAGVSFEFLKFSAKHVRNPFINALIQPGLWLQRITTKEPEAPMCEVAICALEEALRDPQDNVEVETVFPPGTRPHSRAAAPLAAMF